In the genome of Crassaminicella thermophila, the window GAGTATATTGCAACTCTTGAGCATATTTTTAAAGAAGCGTATGAAAATCCAGAAATCATTAAGACTGCACCACATAATAGTGTGTGTCATAGAGTGGATGAATCAGGTATGGATGATCCGAAACAATGGGCAATTACTTGGAGAAGCTATTTGAAAAAATCTACTACTTAATAAAAAGGATGGGATAAATTGAAGAAGCTAGGACTCATTGTAAATCCTATTGCTGGAATGGGAGGGAGAGTTGGGCTAAAGGGTACTGATTATGTTTTAGAAAAAGCAAGAGCATTAGGAGCTCTTCCCCAAGCTCCTAATCGTACGGTTATGACACTAAAAGAATTAAATAAAATAAAAGATCAAATAGAAATTGTCACTTGTTCTGGTGATATGGGAGAAAATGAAGCAAAAAAATGTGGATTTAAAACGAGAGTAGTTTTTGCTAGCCCAAATAGAGATACAACAAAACAAGATACATTTGATGCAGCGAAAAAAATGTTAGAAGAAAATGTGGAGTTACTTTTGTTTGCTGGTGGAGACGGTACGGCTATAGATATCTATAATGCTATCGGAGAGCATTTGACTGTAGTTGGTATTCCTGCAGGGGTGAAAATTCATTCAGCTGTTTATGCAAGTAGTCCTAAAAAAGCAGGAGAGTTGACACTTTTATATCTTCAAGATAGTGTTCCTAAGATTAAAGAAGTAGAAGTGATGGATATAGATGAAGAAGCTTTTAGAAGAGGCAGTGTCAAAACAAGATTGTATGGATATTTAAAGATACCTTACGAAAAAAGATTTCTTCAAGGAAAAAAATCAGGAAGTGTTATGAGTGATCAAGCTTCACAGGAATTAATTGCTTTTGACATAGTTGATAATATGAAAGAAGATATATATTATATAATCGGGCCAGGCTCTACAACAAGGCCTATTATGAAATTGTTAGATCTTCCATATACTCTTTTGGGAGTAGATTTAATACACAATAAAAAATTGATAAAAAATGATCTTTCTGAAAAAGAATTATTGGAAGAAATAGGAAGAAAAAGCTGTAAAATGATTATAACACCGATTGGTGGTCAGGGGTATTTGTTTGGAAGAGGTAATCAACAAATTAGTCCAGATGTTATAAGAAAGGTAGGAAAAGAAAATATTATTGTTGTGGCTACCAAACAAAAAATTCAATCTCTATATGGTAGACCATTCCTTGTAGATACAGGAGATGTTGAATTAGATAAACAATTAAATGGGTATATTAGGGTAACTATAGGGTATAAAGAGCAAATGATGTATAAAATTGAATCATAATCTTAAAGAAGCTGAGGGAGTACACCTCGGCTTTGATTTTTTTCACGAATTGTATAAAGCATTGATCTTTTCATCATACTATCTATGATTAATGAAATACGGGGTGATGGTATGAGAGAAAATAGGAGAGTAAAAGAAGCTATTGTTGCAATTATGAAAGATAACAAAGAAGAAGTATCTATAATAAAAGCATTAGACTTATTGCCTGTTAATGAAATTATAAAAGAAGGAGATGTTGTTGCAATAACTCCAAACTGGGTAAAAGCGAAACCTCCTTATACAGGGACTGTTGTAGGACCAGACACTTTACAGTATTTGATTCAATATGTAAAGAAAAGAAAACCTAAAAAAATATATATAGCTACAGGATCAGGCGGAGATCCTACTCCAAAAGTTTTATCAAACATAGGATATGATAAAGTAATTCAGAAAGAAAATATTGAATTTGTAGATTTAAATTACGGTCCATATATAGAGATTGAGTTAGATCATGAAATAGTTGGTACTACTAAAATAAATAAATTATTCAATGAAATAGATGTACTAATTTCATTTACTCAGTTGAAGCATCATGAGGAAGCAACAATGAGTGCTGGGATTAAAAATATTGCTCTTAGTTGGCCACCAGCAGAGATTCATGGCTTTCCAAAGAAAAAATTAGGAATACATGATGATTTACATGGATTTATTGTAGCTATGATGAAAAAAATGCCAATAGATATTACAATTATTAGTGCTGATAAAACAATGATAGGAACAGGTCCATCTGATGGAAAAGCAATAGATACCCCTGGACTAATAATAGCAGGAACTGATCCTGTTGCAACAGATACAATAGGAGCTAGACTACTAGGATTTTTACCTCAGGGAGTTCATTATCTTTATGCATTATACAAGAAAGGAATAGGGATAGCAGAACCAGAGAAAATGACTCTTAAAGGTATAAGCCTAGAGGAAGCTGAGAAAATCTTTAGTAATGCAGCTTATAATCAAGAAATTGTACTAGATAAGAACAAAATAAAAAATATACATGGCAATCAATAGATAAAAAATAGAGAAAAATTCCTAAATAATACGAAAATTGTAGAGAAAAAGAAGATATATATGGTATAATGGCAACAATGAATTTGTATAATATCGGCAGAAAGGGGGCTCACTTTATGAATGCAGATTTTATAAATCCTTTTATAAAAGCAAGCAGAGATATTTTGCAGCAAATGGCTAATATACCTAGTAAAATAGAAAAAATTTATGTGAAAGATGCATCATTTGATGCTCCAAATGTTACAATTCTTATTGGATTAACGGGCGATATAAAAGGACAAGTTGTCGTAGGAATGAATGTAGATATGGCAAAAAAAATTGTTTCTAATATGATGGGTGGAATGCCTGTAGATGCATTAGATGATATTGCAAAAAGTGCAATTTCTGAATTAGGAAATATGATCTTAGGTAATACAGCTACACTCCTTTATAACATAGGGATTAAAATAGACATTACTCCACCGACCCTTCTGATTGGAGAAAAATTGTCTATATCTACTATTTCAACAAAAACAATAACTATACCATTAAATACAGATTATGGTATAATTGAATTGGATATTGCAATAAAAGAGTAAGGAGTAAGGAGTATGGCGATTAATATAGTTTTATTTGAACCTGAAATACCACCAAACACAGGAAATATTGCGAGGACTTGTGCAGCTACAGGAAGTAGATTGCATTTAATAAAACCTTTAGGATTTTCAATTGATGATAAACACCTAAAGAGAGCGGGATTAGATTATTGGGATTTACTAGATTTACATGTATATGAAAACATATATGAATTGTTTAATATTTATAAAGATGCTAAATTTTTCTTTGCTACAACAAAGGCAAAAAAATTTTATACAGACATGAAATATGAGGATGAATGCTTTATTGTATTTGGAAAAGAAACGGCTGGTTTACCAAAAGAAATACTTATGAATAATATGGATACTTCTATAAAAATACCTATGGTCGAAAATGAGAGAGCAAGATCTTTAAATTTAGCAAATTCAGTTAATATTATATTATATGAAGCTTTAAGACAAACAGGTTTTGTAAATTTAGTATAAAATTTTAAACCAAAATAGATTTCTTTGTTTTAAAGAAGTCTATTTTTTATTTTTTGAAATTTAATATGGTTGTAGAATGTTTATAAAAATAATACAATAAATATAATAAATTTATTTTTGGAGGAGATAAAAGTGAAGCCAATAAAAATCATGACAACAAGTCTAGCAGATATTCCTAAAGAATTAGTAGAAGCATATGATATTACTGTTTTTCCGTTGACAATAAGATTTGGTGATGAAGAATTTCATGATCAAGTCGATTTGAGTACAGAAGAATTTTTTAGAAGGTTGCGAACATCAGAAACATTACCTACTACATCTCAAGTTCCTCCGAATGTTTTTTTAGAAGAATTTAAAAATACTTTAGAAAATGGATATGAAATAATTCTTATAAATGGGTCTTCAGAAATTAGCGGTACGCATAGGTCATCATTGATGGCAAAGAATGAATTAGGGAGTGAGGATATTACAATTATTGATACTTTAGCATTATCTTATTCATGTGGTATGATTGTAGTAGAAGCAGCTAAGATGGCAAAAGAAGGAAAGAACAAACAAGAAATATTAGATAGAATTGAAGATATGAAAAATAAAGTAGACCATATATTTTCTGTAGAAACTCTTGAATATTTAAAAAAAGGAGGAAGGTTGAGCGCTACTAAAGCAACAATTGGAAAAATTTTAAATATAAAACCTATTTTGATCATAAAAGATGGAAAAATTGAGCTTTTTGATAAAGTAAGAGGTAGTAAAAAGGTTATACCTAAAATGATAGAAATAGCAGAGCAAAGAGGAATAAAACGTCATTCTGAATACATTTGTATAGCTCATGGAGGAAATGTTGAGGGGTTAGAAAAACTAAAGAAAGAAGTTATGAATGCTTTTCAACCTAAAAAAATAATTACTACTGAAATAGGATGTACCATAGGAACCCATACTGGACCAGGGTTACTAGGAATTCTTTATATGAGAGATGAATAAAAGTGTGAAAAATATAACAAAAGCGGAAAAAAGATATTGCTAGAAGTGATTGTTTGTATTATAATAATTATGAGAAAAGTTATTAAATACAGAAAATTTACTCTTACAATTAAATTATGAATTACTCTGGATGATAAATGCGGGAGAGAATCTTATAGATCGCCGAAGGGACAAGCGATAAGATATAGCCTATCTTTTCGTGAAATTTTCAGGCAAAAGGACCGTGTTTTGACAGAACTCTGGAAAGCTTTTTGAAGCACCGAAGGGGCAATTCTACTACAGAAGAAACTCTCAGGTTATAGACAGAGACATATGGCAAGCTTTAGTTTGTCGTATGTCTCTGTTTAATTTATAAAAAAAGTGGCATGCTATAAAAAGAATATTTCAATATAAATGTAAAACTTGGGGTGAAAAAAGTGAAAAAAATTTTAATTACAAATAATCCTAAAGTTTATGAAGAAAATCAAGAAAAAATGGATATAATTTATTCGAAAAATTTTACATACCTTGATGTTCTTTTCATGACTAGGGATAAAATCCATGAAGGATATAAGCTTTTGACACATCCACTATCAGGAAGTGTTAAACCAAACGAAACACCCTATAAATCAATTGTTATAACAAATAATAATGGTAAGCTTGATATAAATTCTTTAAAGATTATTGAGGATAGTATTGAAACAGCAAAAAAATTTATTCAAGGAAAAAAAACTCCTCTTTGGACGGAAAAAATATTAGAAGATTTTCAACTTGTTGATTTTTTCCTTATTAGGAGTGCAATTGAGAGTATGCTTTAGTTTTAAATATTATATATAGTAATGATGAATAATAAAAGGAGGTACAAAAATGGAAAAAATATATGATGTTGTAATTATAGGATCAGGCCCTGCAGGATTAGCAGCAGGCTTGTATGCTGCAAGAGCGAAAATGAAAACGTTAATTTTAGAAAAGAATAAAGCAGGTGGACAGATTGTTACAACAAACGAAGTAGCAAATTATCCTGGATCTATACAAAATGCCACAGGACCTAGTTTGATAGCGAGAATGGTAGAACAAACTGAAGAATTTGGTGCAGAAAGAAAAAAAGACAATGTGATTGATGTTGACTTTACAGGAAAAATTAAGGTAGTAAAAGGAGAAGAAGGAGAATATAAAGCAAAATCAGTAATTATTGCTGGTGGTGCTATACCAAGATTAATTGGATGTCCAGGAGAAAAAGAATTAACAGGAAAAGGGGTATCCTACTGTGCAACTTGTGATGCAGACTTTTTTACAGATTTAGAAGTATTTGTTGTTGGTGGAGGCGATTCTGCTGTTGAAGAAGCTATATATCTTACAAAGTTTGCAAGAAAAGTTACAATTGTACATAGAAGAGATCAGTTAAGAGCTGCAAAATCTATTCAAGAAAAAGCGTTCAAAAATGAAAAAATTGATTTTATGTGGGATACGGTAATTGAAGAAATAAAGGGAGACGGCATAGTAGAATCTGTTGTGTTTAAAAATGTAAAAACTGGAGAAATTACTGAATACCATGCAAATGAAGAAGATGGTACATTTGGTATATTCCCATTTGTTGGATATCAGCCATTAAGTGATATTTATAAAGAAAAAATTAAGTTGAATAAGGCTGGTTATATCATAACAGATGCTGATATGAGAACAAGTGTGGAAGGTGTTTTTGCAGCTGGAGATATAAGAGAAAAATCTTTAAGACAGGTAGTTACTGCAACAGCTGATGGTGCGATTGCAGCTGTATCTGCAGAAAAATATATTGAAAATAATTTTGAAGAATAAAAAATTTAAGGAGGTTAAATTATGTTAGCGGTGGATAAAGATACTTTTCAAGCTGAAGTTTTAGAGGCACAAGGATATGTTCTTGTTGATTATTGGAGTGATGGATGTGAACCATGTAAGGCATTAATGCCTGATGTTGAGGAATTGGCAAAGGAATATGGAGAAAAGGTAAAATTTACAAAACTTAATACAACAAAAGCAAGAAGATTAGCAATATCACAAAGAGTTTTAGGGCTTCCAACTATTGCGTTATATAAAGACGGTGAAAAAATTGATGAAGTAACAAAAGAAAATGCTACAAAAGCAAATATTCTTGCTATGCTTCAAAAACATGTAGGGTAGTTTATAATCTGCATTGGTTGGAATATCTAGCTAGATGCAGGTTACAATATAAAGGGAGGTGAATTTTGTGCGCCTAGAATTAGGGAAAATAAATATTACAGATGTTCAATTTGGTGATACTACGAAAGTAGAAAATGGAACATTGTATGTTAGCAAAGAAGAGATCATCAACCTTGTTATGGAAGATGATCATATTAAAAGCGTACAGGTAGAAATAGCTAAACCTGGGGAAGAAACTAGAATAACACCTGTTAAAGATGTTATTGAACCTAGGGTAAAAGTTGAAGGTTCAGGGGGGATATTTCCTGGAGTAATCAACAAAGTTACAACAGTAGGCTCAGGTCGCACACATGTATTAAAGGGAGCTGCAGTAGTTACTTGCGGCAAAATTGTAGGTTTCCAAGAAGGTATTATTGACATGAGTGGCCCTGGAGCTGAATACACACCATTTTCAAAACTAAATAATATTTGCTTAGTTATTGAACCAGTAGAAGGATTAAAGCAACACGAGTATGAAGCTGCTGTAAGAATGGCAGGATTAAAGGCAGCTGCTTTTATAGGAAAAGCTGGTAAAGATGTAACTCCTGATGAAGTAGAAGTTTATGAAACAAAGCCATTGTTTGAGAGTATAGCTGAATATCCAGAATTGCCAAAAGTTGGTTATGTTTATATGCTTCAAACACAAGGATTACTTCATGATACTTATGTATATGGAGTAGATGCAAAAAAAATTGTTCCTACAATTCTTTATCCAACAGAAGTAATGGATGGGGCAATTTTAAGCGGTAATTGTGTTTCAGCATGTGACAAAAATACAACTTACCATCATCAAAACAATCCAATTATCCATGATTTATATGAAAGACATGGGAAAGACTTCAACTTTGTAGGTGTAATTATTACAAATGAAAATGTATATCTTGCAGATAAAGAAAGATCATCGAATTGGACAGCAAAACTTTGTAAATATTTAGGACTTGATGGAGTAATTGTATCACAAGAAGGTTTTGGTAATCCTGATACAGACCTTATTATGAACTGTAAAAAAATTGAAGCTGAAGGCGTGAAGACAGTAATCGTTACAGATGAATATGCAGGGCGTGATGGAGCATCTCAATCTCTTGCAGATGCAGACGCATCCGCAGATGCAGTTGTAACGGGAGGAAATGCAAATGAAGTAATAGTTCTTCCACCAATGAAGAAAGTAATTGGTATGTTAGATTATGTTGATAAAATTGCTGGAGGCTTTGATGGAAGTTTAAGACCAGATGGAAGTATTGAAGCTGAAATTCAAGTAATTACTGGGGCAACAAATGAGTTAGGCTTTAATAAGATGTCTGCTACAGGTTTTTAATATGTAGAGATGTTTAAAAATTTTAAAATATAGAAAGGGTGGTAACCATGAGTTTATTTGATGGTAAAAAAGTCATCATCATTGGTGACAGAGATGGTATACCAGGTCCTGCTATAGAAGAATGCCTAAAGACTACAAATGCTGAAGTAGTATTTTCTTCAACAGAGTGTTTTGTCTGAACGGCTGCAGGAGCAATGGACCTAGAAAATCAAAATAGGGTAAAAAGCATGACAGAAAAGTATGGCGCTGAAAATATGGTTGTACTTTTAGGAGCAGCTGAAGCAGAAGCTGCAGGTTTAGCTGCTGAAACAGTTACAAATGGAGACCCTACTTTTGCAGGTTCATTGGCAGGAGTCCAGTTAGGACTTAGAGTATATCATGTAGTAGAACCAGAATTTAAAGAGGCTGTAGATTCAGAAGTTTATGAAGAACAAATTGGTATGATGGAAATGGTTCTAGATGTAGATGAAATCATTTCTGAAATGACATCTATAAGAGAACAATTCTGTAAATATTAAATAAAAGTTTCCCGTGTAATAATAAGAGAGGGGGGAAAGTATGAGCAAAATTAGAGTTGTTCATTATATAAATCAATTCTTTGCAGGAATTGGTGGAGAAGAAAAAGCAGATATAAAACCAGAAATAAGAGAAGGCGTAGTTGGTCCAGGGATGGCTTTAAATGCTGCATTTAAGGATGAAGCTGAAATTATTGCTACAGTAATTTGTGGAGATTCCTATTTTAATGAAAATATGGAAGAAGCCAAAGCACAAATTATTGAAATGATTAAAGAACATAATCCTGATTTGTTTATAGCAGGACCAGCTTTTAATGCAGGAAGATATGGTGTAGCCTGTGGAACAATTAGTAAAGCTGTAAAAGATGAATTAAATATTCCTGTTGTAACAGCAATGTATCCAGAAAATCCTGGTGCAGATATGTTCAAAAAAGATATTTATATTATTGAAACAGGAAATTCAGCTGCAGCGATGAGAAAAGCTGTACCAGTATTAGCTAAATTTGCTCTTAAACTAGGGAGAAATGAAGAAATTCAAGATCCTAGTGAAGAAGGTTATATTCCAAGAGGAATAAGAAAGAATATTTTTAGAGAAGAAAGAGGTTCAAAAAGAGCTGTTGATATGTTAATTAATAAGTTAAAAGGCGAAGAATATATCACAGAATACCCAATGCCAGATTTTGATAATGTAGCACCGGGTAAAGCAATCAAAGACATATCAAAAGCAAAAGTAGCAATTGTTACTTCCGGCGGTATTGTACCAAAGGGAAATCCAGATCATATTGAGTCATCAAGTGCATCAAAATACGGAAAATATGATATAAGTGATTTTGCAGATCTAACATCGGAAACCCATGAAACAGCTCATGGTGGGTATGATCCTGTTTATGCAAATGAAGATGCAGACAGAGTTTTGCCAGTTGATGTATTAAGGGATTTGGAAAAAGAAGGTAAAATAGGAGAACTTCACAGATATTTCTATACAACAGTAGGGAATGGTACTTCTGTTGCAAATGCTAAGAAGTTTGCTGCTGAATATGCAAAAGAACTTGTAG includes:
- a CDS encoding ATP-NAD kinase family protein; translated protein: MKKLGLIVNPIAGMGGRVGLKGTDYVLEKARALGALPQAPNRTVMTLKELNKIKDQIEIVTCSGDMGENEAKKCGFKTRVVFASPNRDTTKQDTFDAAKKMLEENVELLLFAGGDGTAIDIYNAIGEHLTVVGIPAGVKIHSAVYASSPKKAGELTLLYLQDSVPKIKEVEVMDIDEEAFRRGSVKTRLYGYLKIPYEKRFLQGKKSGSVMSDQASQELIAFDIVDNMKEDIYYIIGPGSTTRPIMKLLDLPYTLLGVDLIHNKKLIKNDLSEKELLEEIGRKSCKMIITPIGGQGYLFGRGNQQISPDVIRKVGKENIIVVATKQKIQSLYGRPFLVDTGDVELDKQLNGYIRVTIGYKEQMMYKIES
- a CDS encoding DUF362 domain-containing protein, whose protein sequence is MRENRRVKEAIVAIMKDNKEEVSIIKALDLLPVNEIIKEGDVVAITPNWVKAKPPYTGTVVGPDTLQYLIQYVKKRKPKKIYIATGSGGDPTPKVLSNIGYDKVIQKENIEFVDLNYGPYIEIELDHEIVGTTKINKLFNEIDVLISFTQLKHHEEATMSAGIKNIALSWPPAEIHGFPKKKLGIHDDLHGFIVAMMKKMPIDITIISADKTMIGTGPSDGKAIDTPGLIIAGTDPVATDTIGARLLGFLPQGVHYLYALYKKGIGIAEPEKMTLKGISLEEAEKIFSNAAYNQEIVLDKNKIKNIHGNQ
- a CDS encoding chemotaxis protein CheX; the encoded protein is MNADFINPFIKASRDILQQMANIPSKIEKIYVKDASFDAPNVTILIGLTGDIKGQVVVGMNVDMAKKIVSNMMGGMPVDALDDIAKSAISELGNMILGNTATLLYNIGIKIDITPPTLLIGEKLSISTISTKTITIPLNTDYGIIELDIAIKE
- the trmL gene encoding tRNA (uridine(34)/cytosine(34)/5-carboxymethylaminomethyluridine(34)-2'-O)-methyltransferase TrmL, with product MAINIVLFEPEIPPNTGNIARTCAATGSRLHLIKPLGFSIDDKHLKRAGLDYWDLLDLHVYENIYELFNIYKDAKFFFATTKAKKFYTDMKYEDECFIVFGKETAGLPKEILMNNMDTSIKIPMVENERARSLNLANSVNIILYEALRQTGFVNLV
- a CDS encoding DegV family protein is translated as MKPIKIMTTSLADIPKELVEAYDITVFPLTIRFGDEEFHDQVDLSTEEFFRRLRTSETLPTTSQVPPNVFLEEFKNTLENGYEIILINGSSEISGTHRSSLMAKNELGSEDITIIDTLALSYSCGMIVVEAAKMAKEGKNKQEILDRIEDMKNKVDHIFSVETLEYLKKGGRLSATKATIGKILNIKPILIIKDGKIELFDKVRGSKKVIPKMIEIAEQRGIKRHSEYICIAHGGNVEGLEKLKKEVMNAFQPKKIITTEIGCTIGTHTGPGLLGILYMRDE
- a CDS encoding GrdX family protein, giving the protein MKKILITNNPKVYEENQEKMDIIYSKNFTYLDVLFMTRDKIHEGYKLLTHPLSGSVKPNETPYKSIVITNNNGKLDINSLKIIEDSIETAKKFIQGKKTPLWTEKILEDFQLVDFFLIRSAIESML
- the trxB gene encoding thioredoxin-disulfide reductase, whose amino-acid sequence is MEKIYDVVIIGSGPAGLAAGLYAARAKMKTLILEKNKAGGQIVTTNEVANYPGSIQNATGPSLIARMVEQTEEFGAERKKDNVIDVDFTGKIKVVKGEEGEYKAKSVIIAGGAIPRLIGCPGEKELTGKGVSYCATCDADFFTDLEVFVVGGGDSAVEEAIYLTKFARKVTIVHRRDQLRAAKSIQEKAFKNEKIDFMWDTVIEEIKGDGIVESVVFKNVKTGEITEYHANEEDGTFGIFPFVGYQPLSDIYKEKIKLNKAGYIITDADMRTSVEGVFAAGDIREKSLRQVVTATADGAIAAVSAEKYIENNFEE
- the trxA gene encoding thioredoxin TrxA → MLAVDKDTFQAEVLEAQGYVLVDYWSDGCEPCKALMPDVEELAKEYGEKVKFTKLNTTKARRLAISQRVLGLPTIALYKDGEKIDEVTKENATKANILAMLQKHVG
- a CDS encoding glycine/sarcosine/betaine reductase component B subunit, with the protein product MRLELGKINITDVQFGDTTKVENGTLYVSKEEIINLVMEDDHIKSVQVEIAKPGEETRITPVKDVIEPRVKVEGSGGIFPGVINKVTTVGSGRTHVLKGAAVVTCGKIVGFQEGIIDMSGPGAEYTPFSKLNNICLVIEPVEGLKQHEYEAAVRMAGLKAAAFIGKAGKDVTPDEVEVYETKPLFESIAEYPELPKVGYVYMLQTQGLLHDTYVYGVDAKKIVPTILYPTEVMDGAILSGNCVSACDKNTTYHHQNNPIIHDLYERHGKDFNFVGVIITNENVYLADKERSSNWTAKLCKYLGLDGVIVSQEGFGNPDTDLIMNCKKIEAEGVKTVIVTDEYAGRDGASQSLADADASADAVVTGGNANEVIVLPPMKKVIGMLDYVDKIAGGFDGSLRPDGSIEAEIQVITGATNELGFNKMSATGF
- the grdA gene encoding glycine/sarcosine/betaine reductase complex selenoprotein A — protein: MSLFDGKKVIIIGDRDGIPGPAIEECLKTTNAEVVFSSTECFVUTAAGAMDLENQNRVKSMTEKYGAENMVVLLGAAEAEAAGLAAETVTNGDPTFAGSLAGVQLGLRVYHVVEPEFKEAVDSEVYEEQIGMMEMVLDVDEIISEMTSIREQFCKY
- the grdB gene encoding glycine reductase complex selenoprotein B, with translation MSKIRVVHYINQFFAGIGGEEKADIKPEIREGVVGPGMALNAAFKDEAEIIATVICGDSYFNENMEEAKAQIIEMIKEHNPDLFIAGPAFNAGRYGVACGTISKAVKDELNIPVVTAMYPENPGADMFKKDIYIIETGNSAAAMRKAVPVLAKFALKLGRNEEIQDPSEEGYIPRGIRKNIFREERGSKRAVDMLINKLKGEEYITEYPMPDFDNVAPGKAIKDISKAKVAIVTSGGIVPKGNPDHIESSSASKYGKYDISDFADLTSETHETAHGGYDPVYANEDADRVLPVDVLRDLEKEGKIGELHRYFYTTVGNGTSVANAKKFAAEYAKELVADGVQAVILTSTUGTCTRCGATMVKEIERTGIPVVHMCTVVPISLTVGANRIVPTIAIPHPLGNPALDPAEEKKLRRKLVEKALKALETEVEEQTVFED